In Mytilus edulis chromosome 13, xbMytEdul2.2, whole genome shotgun sequence, a single window of DNA contains:
- the LOC139500919 gene encoding MATH and LRR domain-containing protein PFE0570w-like, protein MATAERGHTSEMDNSPRDEEMINAIKRRTREIYRVKTGKASETPRPVQRDVDETGPSDIDNIGEGSTGNDLTMQALWDKISNMADVNKQQIESHTEIIANLAANMLTVQDAVTNKNVQKTKTNNNTQKDKADNEVNLLNNNNQSDLSDNGLEDISDDDDDELNIDDIVDANDDAENKAFLDELEKMYEEPKKFGDSIDNQMAKLVDQAIYKPMKTETLTKLEEQYLVPENCKRLQVPKVNKEIWRGFKSKKQRDPDLALQNVQKCMTTTLLMVVKSLNVMKSGGDMNEVKNTTKDMFKMLTHGIYTSNRKRKQLITPGIPSKYRRVTEVDTPVTEYLFGDNLDTKLEDLEKEDRRTNKLSFNDSFLEERRVEKRPGPPWQKPPYFQPKHAKTSGQVHGQKGNKNKKMKAGFHNKDKR, encoded by the coding sequence ATGGCGACGGCCGAACGAGGCCACACGTCCGAGATGGACAATTCTCCTCGAGATGAGGAAATGATAAATGCAATAAAGAGAAGAACTCGTGAGATTTATCGAGTTAAAACTGGGAAAGCCAGCGAAACTCCAAGGCCTGTGCAACGAGATGTTGATGAAACAGGACCAAGTGATATTGACAATATTGGAGAGGGGTCAACCGGAAATGACCTTACAATGCAAGCATTGTGGGACAAAATATCTAACATGGCCGATGTAAACAAACAGCAGATAGAATCCCATACAGAGATTATTGCCAATTTGGCTGCCAATATGCTTACCGTGCAAGACGCGGTTACCAACAAAAATGTCCAGAAAacgaaaacaaacaataatacgCAAAAGGACAAAGCTGACAACGAGGTTAACCTCTTAAATAATAACAATCAAAGTGATCTGTCAGATAATGGTCTGGAAGACATTTCCGACGATGACGATGATGAGTTAAACATCGATGATATTGTCGACGCAAATGACGATGCGGAGAATAAAGCTTTTCTAGATGAACTAGAGAAAATGTACGAAGAGCCTAAGAAATTTGGTGACAGTATAGATAATCAGATGGCTAAATTGGTAGATCAGGCTATATATAAGCCAATGAAAACAGAAACACTAACAAAATTAGAGGAACAGTATTTAGTTCCAGAAAACTGTAAACGCCTTCAGGTTCCCAAAGTTAACAAAGAAATTTGGAGAGGGTTCAAGAGTAAGAAACAAAGGGATCCAGATTTGGCACTACAAAATGTGCAAAAATGCATGACAACTACTCTTCTAATGGTAGTTAAGTCTTTAAATGTTATGAAATCTGGAGGGGACATGAATGAGGTTAAAAACACAACAAAAGACATGTTTAAAATGTTAACCCATGGTATATATACATCAAATAGAAAACGCAAACAGCTAATAACGCCAGGAATTCCTAGTAAATATAGAAGGGTAACAGAGGTGGACACACCAGTTACAGAGTACCTTTTCGGGGACAATTTAGATACAAAATTGGAAGACCTTGAAAAAGAAGACAGGAGGACAAATAAACTCAGCTTTAATGACTCTTTTTTAGAGGAACGCAGAGTGGAGAAACGTCCAGGACCTCCATGGCAAAAACCACCCTATTTTCAGCCAAAGCATGCAAAAACTTCTGGACAAGTACATGGACAGAAGGGCAACAAGAACAAGAAGATGAAGGCCGGATTTCACAACAAAGACAAACGTTAA